The stretch of DNA AGTACTGATCCTGATCTATATTCTGATGGTGGGATGGTTCCAGTCGCTGTTGACGCCGATCATCGTGATGGCGGCGATTCCGTTCTCGCTCATTGGGATCATGCCGGCGCATGGCGCGATGGGGGCGTTTTTCACGGCAACCTCGATGATCGGATTTATGGCGGGGGCGGGAATTGTCATACGAAACTCAATCATTCTGGTCGATTTCATTGAGCTTCGTCTAAAGGAAGGGATGCCGCTGGCGGAAGCGGTGATCGATGCCGGCGCGGTGCGGTTCCGTCCGATGTTGCTCACGGCCGGCGCAGTGATTGTCGGTGCAGGAGTGATTTTGTTCGACCCGATCTTCCAGGGTCTGGCGATCGCATTGATGGCGGGCGAGGTCGCCTCGCTGTTGATCAGCCGTGTGGCGGTCCCGATTCTGTATTATGTCGGGCATAAGAAGCAGTATCCTGTGGCGTAAAATGTATGCCCTTCGACTTCGCTCAGGGCGACGATTATAGTACTTGAAGAGATCAGATGGCGGGTTCGGAAACGGACTCGCCTTTCTTATGCTCATCGCTCCCCACTGCCTCACCACTGCCTCACCATTGCCTCATCCTTCCCCTTCCCCCGCCTCATCCTCCGCCCGGAAAAGCCTAATCCTGAACTTGATTCAGGATCCATGGGCGGTGCCGGGGTGGAATCATCAGGTTGTTGGAGGAGAATCGATTGACCTTTGGCGGCTGGCGTTGGGTTTTGGTTCGATATCAGATTGCCGCCGAAGCGTGGGATGGTCCCTCTACTAGAGGGGGGAGTTCAGGGAGCGCTAGCGGGGTAATACGGGAGGGGATAGAGCATTGGCAGGATTTTTGAAGCTTGGCGTCCCGGCCCACGGCAGGCGAATGAGAGCAGCTCATTTAGTGATTGCCAAGCGGCTTCCTACTATGCAATTTAGAAGCAACAAGTGAGCAGAAAACAAGATGGGTAATCGAACAAAGAGCGCCAATTCAGAATTTAGGCTTGCAATTACTGAACAAGATGTCTTTCGAGCTAGAATTGCTGGCGAACTTGTGAAGCGTCGTAAACGTCCGACGTTGATAGACTTGTTCGCTGGAGCGGGGGATGACGCTCGGCTTCACCAAGGGACTCGGGCACTGTTTTGAGCCGGTGTGGGCAAATGATATTGATGAGGCTTCCGTTACAACCTACCACTTGAATTTTGACTGCCACTGTGTGTCAGGAGACCTTATAGATATTTTGGCTGCCAGGAGTTACAAGATTCCTCATGCAGACGTGGTCATTGGAGGGCCACCATGCCAAGGGTTCAGCCTGCTTAACAAGAATCGGGACGGTGATCCGAGGAAGCAACTATGGAGACCGTTTCTTGATGTAGTCAAGCACTCTAAGGCAAAGCTGTTTGTCATGGAAAACGTCCCGCAGTTGCTTGGTACACCAGAGCATACAGAGATTCTTGGTTATGCCAAGAAACTAGGTTTTCAGACCGAGTCGCGTGTATTATGCGCAGCAGACTATGGAGTATCCCAGAAGCGGTATCGCGCCTTCATTATTGGGTGTTCATTTGCAGATCCGAGGATCTCCTTCCCGCCTAAGAAATCGCATTATAACCCTTGTAATGGCAGCACTCTTGATTTATTAGAATCGAATGGTGCATTTTTGACAAATCCCCAAAAATGGAGGACAGTCAGAGATGCAATAGCGGATCTTCCACAGCCAACAGGTACCGAAATAGCTGCAGTAGCGCCACCATTCGACCTTCATTTCGGCAGGACGCCGACTCAGAAGTCCCTTCAAAGATATCGTGCAATTCCAGAAGAAGGAATGAACAGGTTCGACCTACAACGACGCGCCCTTAAATTGACTCCAGATTGCTGGATAAGGAAGACTTCCGGCGGGACTGACCTGTTTGGGCGCTTATGGTGGGATAAACCCGCTTTAACTATTCGAACAGAATTCTTCAAGCCAGAAAAAGGTCGGTACCTTCATCCGTGTGAACATCGGCCGATTACGCACAGGGAAGCGGCGCGCCTGCAGAGTTTTCCAGATGATTTTCTATTCCACGGTTCAAAGACTCAAATCGCAAAACAGATCGGCAACGCAGTTCCTCCAATGTTAGCTGCTCGAGTCGCAGACTGCGTTTTTTCTCTTTGGCTCTCTCAGGAACAAGCTACATGAGCGACGTTTTTTCTAGTAAGAAGCGCAGCGAGATAATGTCGCTTGTGAAGGGGCGCGATACAACACCCGAAAGAATAGTAAGATCACTCCTTCATCGAAATGGATATCGCTTTTCTGTTCATCGGTCGGACCTACCCGGAAGACCCGATATAGTTCTAACAAGACATCGTACTGTTGTATTTGTAAATGGCTGTTTCTGGCATGACCACAAAGGATGCAAAAGAGCAAGTAAACCACAAAGTAATAGATTGTTCTGGATGGAGAAAATTGAATCTACTAGGATGCGGGATCAACGGAATGGCAGATTATTGCGAAAATTGGGTTGGCGTGTTTTGACCGTATGGGAATGTGAAACCAAGCGCGACAACTTCCTGGCATCAAAGATTCGGAATTATTTCCAACGATAGGCGGACAAAAACAATGCCAAGACGGACAAAATGTGAGCAACCCGAGTCCCACCGAATCGAACTAATCGACTTATTGATGAATTTTGAGGCGGAGCTCAGATCCAAAGACCTACGTCGAAAAGTCCTCTCACTAGTCGACGCATATCGATTGCTGCACAACTTAGGAAGTTCACTAATTCCAATGGAGATTGCCAAGTCGGCCAGGGATCGCATTCTTTGCTACTTTAGGAAATACCCTTCGACGATAATCGATGGAGAGGAAATCATGGTGGTTTCCGGAATTAGTGAGTGGGCAAGAAGGGTGCGAGAGCTTAGAGTTCAATTTGGATGGAGCATCATTAGTGGAATCACAGCCAAGGAGATGCTGAAAGAGGAATCTCCTCTTGTCATTAACGGCGTTGAAATCAGCGAAATGAAACCGAATCAGTATTTTCTCGCGAGCCCAGAAGAAGATCGGGAGGCTGCTAGGCGTTGGCATGTAGCCAACGACATCCGAAAGGGAAAAGGCGGCTCGAAAGAGAAAATTATTGAATTCTTCCGTCAAAACGTGGGTCAGCCAATAAGCGGAGAAGAATTACGTTACGCTGCTAATGACAAATCAGAATGGGCCAGACGTGTGAGAGAACTCAGAACTGAAAATGGCTGGCCAATTGTTACACGCAATACCGGCAGACCAGATCTACCTGTTGGAATGTATGTGCTCGAACAGGACCGACAGAGCCCCGAACATGACAGGAACATTCCCGATTTGGTACGACGCACAGTCCTCGAACAAGCAAAGTACCGTTGTGCTAACTGCAAATGGCATCACAAGAAGTGGAATCGATCGGACCCGCGATTTCTCGAGCTTCACCACAGTGTTCCGCATTCTCACGGTGGAAAGAATGAAGCCGAGAATCTCATTGTATTATGTAACGTCTGTCACGATCAGATTCACAAGAAACGTCGATAGTCCCCCCTACTTCCGCACCTAGCGTGTACTGGCCGTACATGTCCTTGGCGTAGTCCATCTCTTTATCCCAGCCGAAGTACTTCCCCATCTCGCGGGCAGGTTCGGTATCATCGACGTTATACCCCAACACCGTAAAGCCGGTCTTTTCGAGCAGCTCCTGCGTAAACGGGCAGCGGCCATCGGACCACGGCACATATTTCTCGTCCGGCCCGCTCAGTTTCGGATGGAGATTGTAGATCATGAAATATCCCCCCGGCTTAAGCAGATCGTAGATAGTTTTCACATAGGCGGAATCAGTGACCCCCAACTGCACCAGCATGCGCGGGTCAACCTCGCGCTCCGGATGAATGTACCCATGCTTGAGCGTGTTCTTGGAAATAAACAGATCGTAGCCCTCGCCGACAATGGCGCGCGTCGCGCTGTCTGCGGGGAATGAACCGAACGCGAGCGTGAGGTGTCCCGGCGCTCCCTCCCCTGCCACACGCGCACGCGCGATATAGCCGGCATCGGCAGGCTGCGCATAGAGCAGTTTGAGAAGCGGGTCAACTTCGATACCGGTGACATTCGCGCCGCAGGAGGCCATCAGGCGGAGATGGCCGATCGAACCGAAGCCGTAGTCGGCAATACGGGCGGAATCCAATTTTGCCAGGCCGGCTATGCCGACGAGGTCGAGCGCGCGGGCGAAGGCGAGCGGTGTGCCATAGCGGGTGAAGTAGTAGAACTCTTCGCCGACATCGCGTCTTTCGTAGCCTTCAATGGATTGCTTCGTCGCTTCGCTCCTCGCAATGACATTGGACGTGTCTGTGGCTTTTTTGTATTCAGCTTCGGACATGTATGAGCGGGTCGTTTTGTTGACATAAACGACGCGGGATTCGATCGACGGTAGATCGGGGACCGCCGCGAGGAATTGTTTGGCGATGGGTGAAGTGACGAAAGTCGCAAGCGTGTCCGCCTGGAGATTCAGCACTTCGAGTGCGGTGAGGGTGTCGCCGGTGGTGTCGGTCTGGGCGACGGATGATCCGGCGAGGGTGGCGCTGATGAGAAGCGCGATTGCAAAGATGGTGCGAAGGTGGCGCATTCTGGTTTCCCTTATGTTTACTCGGGCAGACGAGGACGTCTGCCGCGCAAAGTCATTGCGAGCGTAGCGAAGCAATCCATTGATTCCGCGCGAAGCGCAGCCTCCCATACTTACGGTAAGGTAACGGTTCAGTTGCAGGGATGCGAGGGGGAAATTGCGCCCTCACCGTCCGCCGATAGCAGGCCCCCTCTCCCAGAGGGAGAGGAGAAATTTCTGAGGGATTGGATGTAGGGGGCCTTCGTTGGCCGGGCGAAGATGGGTGGATGTTCGAAAAAAGCCTCCGGAGAGTATCCGGAGGCTTTTTCGTATACACGTCCGTGTGCAAGTCCGCAAAGGGACGGGCATTTCTCTTTACGGACAATTGGGCAAGGTCGGGCGTGGTACCTGCGTCAGATAGGCTATCAAGAGCGACAGATCAGACAGGTCGATAGAGCCTGTGGTGTTGACGTTCGCTTCCGGCAGGCATGGCAGGACCGGACGCGGAACAATTGTCAGATAGCTGATGAGCAGAGAGAGATCCGACAGGTCAGGCGTTTCAATAACGCCATCGTTCACATTGCCGGTGGTGCCAACACAGCAACTGACTGTCTGGCAGGAATCGCCGACACCATCGCCATCAGAATCCTCCTGCAACGGATTGTATTTGTTGGGGCAATTGTCGCACAGATCGCCGATCAGATCGAAATCGACATCAGACTGCGTTGGATTTGAGACAGTCGGGCAGTTGTCACAGATCGCCAACTCCATCCAGGTCGCCATCAAGCTGAGTCGGATTCGAGATGGTCGGGCAATTGTCGCAGGCATCACCAAAGGTGTCGGCATCGGTATCGAGCTGATTGTTGTTCGTTACCGCTCTGCAGTTGTCGCAGGCATCGCCAAGCGTGTCGAGATCGGAGTTGACCTGCGAGGGATTGGGCGTGAAGTCGCAATTATCGAGCGAATCGATAATGCCGTCATTGTCTGTGTCACAGGCGAAAACATTCTCAAAGATGACATCCTGATCGACACCATTGCGGCCATCGTTCCAGACGATGCCGAAGGGATTGATCAGGTTGAAATCCGAATCGAAATAGGACCCGATGTATTGTCCCAAAGGACGCGGAATGGTGCTAACCGGTGGGAATGGACCATTGCGCGTGAGTATGCAATCCTGAAACGTAACGCCACAGTCGCGCGAGATGGATGACCAGATCTCGACGGCGTTGTTGGCCAGGTCATTGCGACGGTCGTTGTAGCTGACTATCACCGCGCCGGTGTTGCGGTCGAGAGTGATCGTCGGCGCCCATTGATCGCGTCCATTACCAACCGGGTCCTGATTGACGCGCATCGGCGGGAGGAATGATCCGGGAGCTCCGCCAGCCGGACTGACGGTCATCCAGATATCGATATCGGTTCCGGTCGGACCGGGAGCATCCCAGACAATATAGACATAACTGGGACATCCGCCGGCAACACCTTGTCAATCGCGAGGTCAACCGTATTGGCGACTTCGATTCCCGGAGCGAGTGTGGGAGGTACAGGAAGAATTCCACCGGTAATGATTGCGGCAGGGACCATGGCGCACCGCCGGTAGGAGTCGGGTTCCAAGACATCACGATGTTACCTGCCAGAATGTCGCGCCAGATACAGTAAGTCGCGCCGGGAGGGAGAAATCCTGTTCCGGCTGGGCCGGCAAAATCGAGGGCTGGCTTATGTCCTGCAGATACGCGCCATGCGGCATGCCCGGCATGACTGGGGCGGGCCGAGAAAGTGCCGGATAGGGGAAAGGTCCGCCAAAAGCAGATTTGTGGAGGAGGACCAGATAGCGGCAAGGTCGGCAGGATCATTGTAGAAGTTCAAGTCTCCGTTGGGTCGCCATCGATGTCGGTGGATTGCACCCAGGCATAAGTAGCCTCACCCATCATTGGAACGGGGATACCAGGGACATCAACAATGGAAGAGCTGGGTAGTCGAACCATTGATTGATTGCCGGGCTGATACTGATCGGAAAAAGGTGCGGCGAACGGTGCGCCACCGCCAAGACTTCAGACATGTAGACCGCGTTTCCGATCGGCGTGAATTGCTGTCCCTGGTCCAAAGGCAGTGCCGCCCATCATGAATCCACCACCTGGAGCAGAGCCAAGTGAAGGGTTCCAGTCGCTGGATAGGGGGCGGCGCGGTCACACCCATTGGCAGCCAGGAACCAGAAGCGCCGAAAGCCGGTGACCATGCCCAGTCAATCGTCACCGCCTGGAAAAAGGCCTGGCAAATGATTGTTGTAAAGGTGTAGATCTCTCCCGGTTTGATCTCGTTCCAGGAGACTGCTGTGTTGTTTTGTTCGGACCCGGGTGGATGTCCGGAGCCACGGGTGAGTTAGCCATGACACTGAACCCAGGAAGCAGATGATCGCGGCAACTCTGCTGAATGAGAGAATCAGGCGAACCATTTTTCACCTCCATGAGATGAACGCCGGTTGGGGAACCGGTGAAGGTTGAAGATACATCTGTATATCAGAAGACTCAGTTCATGGTCGCCGGAACGATCAATGCAAAAAATGCACGGAAGTGATCCGGTGAAGCTTTCGATGGTGTATTGAGCGCTTAAAATGGAGTGGTGAAATAGTGACGACGGAGCTTGGCGAAACTTTTACCTGATCAGTCATTCACTCCAGACATAACGTAGCGTACCATGTCTTCGTTTGCAAGGAGAAAATGAGTGAGACGAGGAGAATCAACTAACAGAACCTGACTTACTCTTGTTCGGGAGTTGGATACCCGACAGGGCTAAGCCGATGACAATACATGCGCCGCCGATGCCACTGTGCATGGTGAACTGCTCTCCCAACTGTCCAGGCCGCCGCCGCCGCTCGAATACCGGCTCCAGTGCAAAGATAAGTGACACACGGAGTGGTGACGTGGCGCTGAGCAAACATCTGGATGACAAAAGGCAGAAAGTGTCGGAAAGAGGGCGAGAAAAATGATCGCACTCCAGGCAGCATTGGTGGTGACATCGAAAGAGCGCCCGGTGATTGCGGTCATGGCAATACTGCCCAGGCCAACCAATAGAAACTGCTGACAACTGATGGCGATAGGATCGACACCCGCCTTGATGTACTTATCGGAAAGCAACAAGTGCAGGGCGTAGGCCATCGAAGCGACGATCGTCAGCAGGTCGCCGATGTTGACTTCTTTCAGGCCGCCGGTGAGTATCCAAAGACCGACCAGCGATATGACCGAGGCGATGATCTCCATCAAAGTGGGGCGACGCCTGAAGAGGGTCACGAGAAAAACCGGCACCCAGAGAACAAACAGGCCGGTGATAAAGCCGGAGTTTGAGGCGGTGGTGTAATTCAGACCGACTGTCTGCGTGACATAAAGTGTCCAAAGAACAACGGCAAGAAAGAGACCTTGGCGAATATTCGGGAGAACCGGTTTACGTTTGATCAGGAGATAGCCCAACAACAGGCCACCGGCGATCAGAAAACGATAGCCGACCATAGTCACGGCATCGACGCCGGTCAGCGCTGATTTGACAATGACAAAGGTCGTTCCCCAGATAAGGGCGGCATAGAATAGTCCGGTGTCGGACCAAAACTGTAGTCGTCGAGAGGGGGATTGATTCATTGGCGTAACTTACTTCAGACAGAGAGGCGCAGCGCTACCGTGGTTTCCTGCGTGGGATCTTTTGGTTGAAGGCGCAGATTTCTTCTTCATGGAGCCACGGCGATTTTGGCTGCCATTGGAATTTCAGGTCAATACGGTCGCGGAAACCCAAAGTAGATCCCTTCGCTTTCGAGTAGACTGTGCTGGACTTCGTACCCTTCACCCGGCGGAGCGAGATCTTCCCTTCGCGATTAATAACGCGGAACCAGGGGAGTTTCTCGGATTCGGAGCAGCCATGTAGCACCCACCCGACAGACCGTGGGTCACGAGGATTGCCGGCCATTGCGGCGACCTGACCGTAGGTAGCAACCTTTCCGCGCGGGATCTTGCGGATCACCTGACAGATCGCTTTGACGACAGGAGATTTCGTCACCGCGATTTCTCTGTCAGATCGGTTGAAATGATCGGCGCGTAGATATCGGGGCGACGGTCTACGAACAGATCGTTGCGGGGGTTGACCGCTTTGTCGCGCGACTCTCTCGGATCGATATCAACGGTGATCACCGCTTCTTCCCTCTCGGACCGGTGACAATGACATTTCCGCGGACATCGCAGACGACCGAAAGGCCGGTGAAGTTGAGGCCTCCTTCGGAACCGATCCGGTTGGCGGTCACGACCGCAACTCTGTTTGTCATGGCATGTATAGGTACAGCGCGCTGACATTTGCCTGGAATGACCAGATTGGCAGGATGGCAAATGATATCCGCGCCTTTGAGGGCAAGCAGGCGCCAGACTTCGCCAAACCACCAGTCGAAACAGATCAACATGCCGATGCGGACGCCATTCACCTCAAAGACGGGCGCGCCGAGATTGCCGGGCTGGAAAAATCTTTTCGTTCAAATAGAGATGAAGTTTGCGATACTTGCCTATGACACCATCGCGAGTGAGCAGGATCGACGAGTTGTAGAGCTGTTTTCCATCGCGCTCGTTAAGGCCACTGACGATCGTGCAGTTATGCTGTCTGCAGAATGCATGGAGATAGCCGGTGAATGGGCCATCGATGACGGATTCAGAACTTGCCCACGCCTGTTCCTGCGAAGTGAAGTTGTATCCTGAATTGCAGAGTTCCGGCAGGACGACCAGATCTGAGCCGATCGCCTGAGGCATGAGACGGTCCAGGCTTTGCAGGGTGGCTTGCAGGTCGGCCAAAGCCGGTGCAAACTGAATGATAGTGATCCTCACAAGTATGCCCTCACGCATGGGGTGGTGCAGTTTCGACAGGCCCGACTGGACTCAATGTCAGGTCGGTTTGGGCGTGAGGCAACCACTTTTTCGAAAGCCAAAATTGGACAAGTTTACCCACAACAAGTGACCCGGGGCTATGCGTACCTAACAGGTGGCCCTGGTACGCAACCCGCAAGACACCTGGAGTGACCATGACTCGAATATTGATGGCAATTGCGTTGATCTCTCTGACCCTTCTCCCCCTTGAACTGACCTGGACCCGCATTTTCTCAGCAGAATTCTTCTATACCTTTGCGTTTCTTGTTCTTTCGCTGGCGATCCTGGGACTTGGATTGGGTGGTCTGATGTTGCGACTATGCAAGGCGGCGGATCGCGATCTGCTGTTAAGTCCTTATCTGGCAATCTCAGGGCTCTGCGCGCTGGTGGGGCCGATGCTGGTATTTCAATTGGGCCTCGATTTCTCGGCCCTCTTCGCCAGTATGGCAATGGTGGGAAAACTGCTGGTGACGGTTCTGATTCTGATGTCCGCGTTCTTTTTTGGCGGCATGGGGCTGGCCATGATCTTCAAGCGCCGTTCCGCAGAGATGCCCCACCTTTATATGGCAGATTTGATAGGCGCAGGGCTGGGACTGTTGGTTGGACTCTGGGGAATGAATCAATTCGGCACTCCGGTCGCATCGGTACTGGTAGCCCTGCCTATTCTGATGGCCTCGTTTCTGCTTGCCGCCGGATGGATCCGGATTCTCCCGGTAGTGTTGCGGTGGCGGTCTTTATCGTAGCTCCGGGGGGCGAACGGCGTCCCTCAACGGCCCCTCGACGGGAACATGCGCAGTGATCTACACGCACTGG from bacterium encodes:
- the vsr gene encoding DNA mismatch endonuclease Vsr is translated as MSDVFSSKKRSEIMSLVKGRDTTPERIVRSLLHRNGYRFSVHRSDLPGRPDIVLTRHRTVVFVNGCFWHDHKGCKRASKPQSNRLFWMEKIESTRMRDQRNGRLLRKLGWRVLTVWECETKRDNFLASKIRNYFQR
- a CDS encoding HNH endonuclease, whose protein sequence is MPRRTKCEQPESHRIELIDLLMNFEAELRSKDLRRKVLSLVDAYRLLHNLGSSLIPMEIAKSARDRILCYFRKYPSTIIDGEEIMVVSGISEWARRVRELRVQFGWSIISGITAKEMLKEESPLVINGVEISEMKPNQYFLASPEEDREAARRWHVANDIRKGKGGSKEKIIEFFRQNVGQPISGEELRYAANDKSEWARRVRELRTENGWPIVTRNTGRPDLPVGMYVLEQDRQSPEHDRNIPDLVRRTVLEQAKYRCANCKWHHKKWNRSDPRFLELHHSVPHSHGGKNEAENLIVLCNVCHDQIHKKRR
- a CDS encoding thrombospondin type 3 repeat-containing protein: MPTPLVMPATIARPSRIRLSLMATWMELAICDNCPTVSNPTQSDVDFDLIGDLCDNCPNKYNPLQEDSDGDGVGDSCQTVSCCVGTTGNVNDGVIETPDLSDLSLLISYLTIVPRPVLPCLPEANVNTTGSIDLSDLSLLIAYLTQVPRPTLPNCP
- a CDS encoding thrombospondin type 3 repeat-containing protein, with translation MTVSPAGGAPGSFLPPMRVNQDPVGNGRDQWAPTITLDRNTGAVIVSYNDRRNDLANNAVEIWSSISRDCGVTFQDCILTRNGPFPPVSTIPRPLGQYIGSYFDSDFNLINPFGIVWNDGRNGVDQDVIFENVFACDTDNDGIIDSLDNCDFTPNPSQVNSDLDTLGDACDNCRAVTNNNQLDTDADTFGDACDNCPTISNPTQLDGDLDGVGDL
- a CDS encoding DMT family transporter, with translation MNQSPSRRLQFWSDTGLFYAALIWGTTFVIVKSALTGVDAVTMVGYRFLIAGGLLLGYLLIKRKPVLPNIRQGLFLAVVLWTLYVTQTVGLNYTTASNSGFITGLFVLWVPVFLVTLFRRRPTLMEIIASVISLVGLWILTGGLKEVNIGDLLTIVASMAYALHLLLSDKYIKAGVDPIAISCQQFLLVGLGSIAMTAITGRSFDVTTNAAWSAIIFLALFPTLSAFCHPDVCSAPRHHSVCHLSLHWSRYSSGGGGLDSWESSSPCTVASAAHVLSSA
- a CDS encoding MGMT family protein, with protein sequence MCQVIRKIPRGKVATYGQVAAMAGNPRDPRSVGWVLHGCSESEKLPWFRVINREGKISLRRVKGTKSSTVYSKAKGSTLGFRDRIDLKFQWQPKSPWLHEEEICAFNQKIPRRKPR